The sequence TACATATCGATATGGTATACTTCCGGGACTTTCGCTTAGGAGTATAAGGAATGATGAAGCGTGCATGGATGACGAGTGCGCTGCTGGCGGCACAGATCGCGGCAGCGTCGCAATACAATTTCGAGGTTTCACCGGTAGTGGGGATCGGTATTCCGGAAGGCAACATACTGCTCGAAAACGAGACGATCATCGGGGGTGAAATCCAGATCAACAATCTCTTTTCCTTCCCGATCAAACCGGAGCTCTCCGCCTACTACGCGACGGATACGGACTACTCCTATGAGCCGCCGGCGCCGACGCCGCCCCTCTTCCTCAGCCCTGCCGACATGTCCGCTTCGACGAATATCTGGCGTCTTGGCATGGGCGCCGTCTATGACTATACGGAAGAGGGCCGCTTCCGTCCTTTTGCCAAGATCGGTGCGGGGTACGAGAACATGAGCGACCCGCTCTACGGCAACAAGAACGGTGCCTACGGCGACGTCGGTGCGGGGGTCAAGATCCCGTTTAGCGAGCAGGTGGCGCTGAAACTCGAAGCGATCTATATGCTCAAACCCAACGGGGGGCGCTACGACAGCAACCTGCTGGCGCTCGCCGGTCTCTCGTTCGCCTTCGGCGCGCATGAAGCGGCGGCAGCCACAGCCGCGGCAGGCTACCGGACCTACGACAGCGACGGCGACGGTGTCATCGACGATAACGACCAGTGTCCGAACACGCCCAGAGGCGTAGAAGTCGATGCCTTCGGTTGTGTCCCCGACAGCGACCGTGACGGCGTGGTTGATTCCCATGACGACTGCCCGGAAACACCGACAGGATTCAAGGTTGATAAGGTAGGGTGTGCCGCAAGCTTCCACTTCAGCGTCGAATTCGCCACGGACTCCGCCGTGGTGACGAGTGCCCATATGGACGAGATCGACGCCTTCGCGGACTACATGAAGGTTAACCCGTACAGAGCCGAGATCGTCGGCCGCGCCGATGACCGCGGGACGAACGCGTACAACGACGTGCTCTCGAAGAAACGCGCCGAAGTCGTTGTCGGCCTGCTGGTTGACAAGGGGATCGCGTCTGATCGTTTGAGTGCCGTCGGAAAAGGGGAGACCGATCCGATCGCCACCAACGCCACGGCCGAAGGGCGTGCACAGAACCGTTCTGTCCGCGCAGAACTGATCCGCTGACCCTCCCGAAGAGACGGCTGTGCCGGCTCTTCTCCCTCTCTTTTTTACCGTCTCTTCATTTAACTGTTTTGCATCGAGCGCGCCGCATGGACAAAGGCTGCGAAAATTTTCCGGCTGTGCCAGCTGTAGGGCATGAACTCGGGGTGCCACTGAATGCCCAGCATGAAGGGCAGCGCCGTATGTTCGATGGCCTGGACGATGTTGTTGCCGTCGCGCGCGGCGACGCGGATGCTCTGGCCGGGCCGGTCGACCGCCTGGTGGTGCAGGGCGTTCACGCGCAGGGTCGACTGGCCGATGATGTCGTGCAGGTTCGTGCCGTGTTCCAGCGTCACCGTTTTGAGCGGCAGGGGCGTATGGGGGTGGGCGACGTCGAGGTCGAAGTCGTGGATATGCGGATGCAGCGTCCCGCCGAAATGCAGATTGAGCAGCTGCATACCGCGGCAGATCCCCATGACGGGCACCCCACGGCGGATGGCCGTCTCAAGGAGGTAGAGCTCCATGGCATCGCGGGCGGGGTCGGTGTGTTCGATGGCCGGATGCGCCTGGGCGCCGTACGTCTCCGGGTCGATATCGCTGCCGCCGGTGATCAGCAGGGCATCGAAAGATAGATCGCGGTAATCGGTTTCGGGGTGCAGGAAACGGCTTCCCGCCCCGTGGCCCCCCAGCAGGAACCGGGAGAAGTACCAGGCGAGCCGGCTGCCGCGACGGCCCCCCGTGACGGCTATTGTGACGCTTCGGCCCATTGGCGTATCCTTTTGATCCACTGTTTTTTACGGAATCGGTAGAAGAATGAGTTCATCATGCGGTAGCGCGCATAGGCGAGGGAGAGCAGCGTCTCCGTATCTTCGGCCAGGCGTTCGACATGGAGCCAGCTGTTCCAGGCGTCGGCAGTGTGCCAGCCCGCTTCGTCGACGCGGGAGTTGGGGAGGCGGAAGTGAAAGGCGGGCCGCGGCGAGATCTTCTCGGCCGGCAGGGCCCGGCGGACACGCCCCAGGTCGTTCCAGGCCAGCAGCGGCAGCAGGTCGAGGGCCCGGTTGCGCGTCGGGTTGGCTTCCAGGTAGTCATCGATAAACCCCTCCATCGTCGGGCGGTAGGCGGGGTGCAGGACTTTGCGGATGTAGTCGGAGGGGAAGGGGTCGATATAGAAGGAGAGGCGCCGCGTCAGGACCGGGCGGATCTCTTCTGCCAGCAGGTCATAGAGGACGAGGTAGGCGCGCAGGTAGGCGAGCAGGGTACGTACGCTCATCTCGGGGATCTCGGGATTGATATGGAAGCCGAAAACATAAAGGGGGTTGGCTGCCGTCCCGAGTGCCCCGGCATCCCGCAGCGCCTCTTTCAGCGTTTCCACCACTTCCAGTTCGTTCAGCGGCAGGGGCGGCGTCGTCAGCTCAAAAGGCACGAGTGACGCGGAAAAGGAGCCGATGAAATATTCGATCGCGTCGATCTCGTCCTGCTCCATCGCTTCGTCGAAACCGGCATTGTGCAGCCACTCCTGGAGCCCCGAGCGGATGAGGAACTGAAAATCGAGGGTGAGGGTAAAGTCCCCCCACGGCGTCGGGCCGACGACATAGTGCCAGGGGTTGACTTCGGTGATCTCGCCCCCGGTGATCTCCGCGACGATCCGGGCACACGTTTCGAGCTCCGGGCCGGAGTATTCCAGTTCAAAACCGACGCGACGCATTTCGCCGTCGCTGCAGCGCACTTTCGGCGGTAGAAGAAAGGGTGTCATACAATAATTATAACCACACTTTCGGTGTTTGCATGGGGCTTGACATCGCGGGGGCATCGGGCTATCATGAAAAAAACGGTGCGCGGTTCCGCCATCGAAAACGGGGGTACGGCATGTGCAAGGATGCGGTTGTTTTCTTCAATAAACCCAAAGGGGTCGACCTGGAGGCGGGAAAGAGTTATATGTACTGTATGTGCGGGCGGGCAAAAGAGGGGCTTTTCTGCGACGGCAGCCACAAGGGAACGGGCTGCATGCCGCTCAAGTTTACGGTAGAGAAGAGCAAGGCGTACCTGCTGTGCCGCTGCAAATCCTCCAAGAACCTTCCTTTTTGCGACGGGACGCACAGTTTCTACGGCGAGGACGACGTCGGCGGTCCGGTGATGGGGGAGTAAAGCAGGTGGAACCCCGAACGGAAACAGCCGCATGATTCTGAACCACGAGGCGCGCATCGAAAAGGCCGCGGCGCTGATGGAGGCTTTCGAAGCGCGTACCCCTTTCGATCGGACGGGCGGGCGCTACCTCTGGACGGACGCGTTTGCCGTCTGCAACTATCTCTCCTTGTTCAAGCGTCTCGGAGCGAAGGCATATCTTGACCAAGCCCGCGCATTGATCGATGCGGTACACCGCGAGCTGGGGACGTTCCGGGACGATGACAGGCGTCACGGTGCCCTGAGCGGTCTGGGGGAGGCCGATGCGGCGAACTACCCGACGGTAGCGGGACTGCGCATCGGCAAGGCACTGCCGGAACGCGGGGAAGCGGAGGCGTACGATGAAACGTCGGAGTGGGACCGTGACGGGCAGTATTTCCACTACCTGACCAAGTGGATGCATGCCCTTGACCGCATGGCGGCCGTGAGCGGGGAGGTACGCTACAGCCGCTGGGCCGTCGAGCTGGCCAAAAGCGCGCACCGCGCCTTTACCTATGCGATGCCAGACGGCTCGAAACGCATGTACTGGAAAATGAGTACCGATCTGCGGCGGCCGCTGGTGATGTCGATGAGGCAGCATGATGCCCTCGAAGCGTACGTGACCTATCTGCAGCTCTCGGTGACGGCCCGTGCCCTGGGAGACGATGCGGGGCTCGGCGGGGAGCTTGAAGCGACCGGGGCGATGGCCGAAACGATGCCGCTCGCTACGGATGACCCGCTGGGGCTCGGGGGGCTGCTCTTTGATGCGACGCGGGTGACCCAGCTGATGGCGGGGCACGACCTGCCGCTGCGCGGCCTGCTGCGCGCGATGCTGGAAGCGGCGCGGGAAGGTACGGAACGTTTTTTGCATAGCAGTGCGCTGCGTTACCCAGCGGAGGCCAGGCTGGCCTTCCGGGAGCTGGGACTGGGCATCGGCCTGCACGGTATTTCATTGATGCAGGTGCTGAACGATGGGCATTGGAAGAACGGGGTGCTGGCCGAGCAGCTTGGCGCGCTGCAGGCCTCCGTGCCGATGGCCGAGGTTTTGGAGCTTTTCTGGCTGCGGGAGGCGCACCAGGCGGCTGCGACCTGGCGGGAACATGCGGACATCAACACGGTCATGCTTGCCACCTCGCTGCTGCCCGATGCCTTTTTGACGATAGGGGGGCCGGAGCATGCGTGACCGGCAGGCACAGGCGGCGCTGATCGCCGAGATGATCGGATACGGGGCGTTGCGTACGCCGCGCATCATCGAGGCGTTCCGTGCCGTCGACCGCAGCACCTTCGTGCCTGAGATCTACGGCGACGACAGCTACGGCGACTACCCGCTTCCTATCGGCGAGGGGCAGACGATCTCCCAGCCGACGACGGTCGCCTTTATGCTGGAACTGCTCAATGCCCAGCCGGGCCAGCGGGTACTTGACATCGGTTCGGGCTCCGGCTGGACGACGGCGCTGCTGGGACATATTGTCGGCCCGGAGGGGGAAGTCATCGGGCTGGAGTGCCGAAAAAGCCTGGTGGAACAGGGGCGCCGGAACATCGCGTCGTTCGGTTCCGGGCAGATCCGGATTGAGGCGGCGGGCGAAGAACTGGGCGTGCCCGGGGAACAGTTTGACCGGATTCTCGTCTCCGCCGCGGCGCCGGAGCTTCCCGAGCAGCTCCTGGCGCAGCTGCGATCCGGCGGTATTCTTGTCATCCCGATCGGCGAAAGCCTCTGCCGGTTTACCAAAAACAGGGAGGGTGCCGTGCACGAAGAGGTGTATCCGGGTTTTTTATTCGTCACATTAATGTATAAAAACTAACAGCGTTATTATCCGTATATAATATTAACTATTAGATTTTGTATAGTATTAATTTTGCTTCTGTTACTATCCGAAAAAGAAATAGCTATATAAGGATTTCCAATGTCGGACAAGTTTAAGTTGAAGCCCCTCGATATCGAGGTCCCCGTCGATTCCAAAAAAGAGATTTTATCCGAGACGGATGCCATGGGTAAAATCGTCTACGCCAATGAATATTTTGTTGAACTCTCGGGTTACCCGGAAGAGGAGCTGATGGGCAAACCGCATAACATTGTCCGCCACCCTGATATGCCGAAAACCGTCTTCAAACTGCTCTGGGACGCGCTCAAAGCGGGCAAAGAGTACAAAGCCATCGTTAAAAACCGCCGCAAAGACGGTAAATACTACTGGGTCTACTCGGAGTACAAGCCGCTGTTCAACGAGCACAAGCAGATCCGCGGCTACCGCTCGCACCGCTGGCCGGTTCCGAAAAAGGTGCTTGAAGAGGTCGAGACCCTTTATGCGAAACTGCTCGACCTGGAAGCGACGAAGACGCAGCGCGACGCGGAGATGTTCCTCGAGCTGAAGCTGCACAATGACGGCTTCCACGACTACTCCTCCTATATTGACGATATCTTCCACAAAAAACTGAGCGGCATGTTCGGCTTCTTCGGCAAACTCTTCGGCAAGAAATAAGCCTCTCTTCGCGCACCGGGCTGCGCTATAATGCCCGAATGCACACAATCAATCAAAACGTCGTGCGCCTGGGGTGGGTGAGCTACTTCACCGACCTGGCCTCCGCAATGGTCAACCCCATACTGCCGATTTTCATTGTCACGGTACTGCACGAGGGGATGGACAAGCTGGGCATCATCGTCGCTGTGGCTACCTTTGTCTCCTATGCGCTCCGGATGGTCTCGGGGTACATTGCGGACTACTACGGCGTGGTCAAGCCGCTGGTGGTGGGCGGCTACCTGCTTTCGGCACTCTCGAAACCGCTGCTGGGGCTGAGCCAGGGGTGGGGAAGCATTGCGGCGCTGCGGGCGCTGGAGCGGATGGGCAAGGGGGTACGCTCGGCCCCGAAGGACCTGATGATCGCCGCGTACAGCAAACAGAACGCCCACGGCAAAACCTTCGGGTTCCACAAAACGATGGATATCGCGGGGGAGTTCAGCGGGACGCTGCTGCTGTTCGGGCTGCTGTGGTATTTCGGCGAAAGCGAGGAGGTGATCCGTACGCTCTTCGTGGCCACGCTCCTGCCCGGCATCATCGGGGTCGTGATCGTCATCTTTCTCGTACGCGACGTCCCCAAACGCGAGCAGTGTACGGAGCGCTTCCGGCTGAGCGCAGCGGACAAAAAGACCGTCATGCAGCTGCTCTTCTACTTCCTCTTTCTCTTTTTCATCTTCAGCGAGGCCTTTTTCACGGTGCAGGCCAAAACCGTCGGCATCGCCACGGCGCTTATCCCGCTGCTCTTTGCCGTATCGACGGGGGTGCAGACCCTGACAAGCTATCTCTTCGGGCTGGCGTCCGACCGCTTCGGCGGCAAGGCGGTGAGTGCCCTCGGCTACGGCTGCGGTATCGCCGCCCAGGCCCTGTTGTGGCTGCAGACGCCTGCGGCGACCTGGGCCGCTTTTGCTTTTCTGGGGCTCTTTACGGTCGCGACGCTCAATGCAAACCGGGCGATGATCGCGGAACAGGCGGACAACCGCGGTTCGGTCTACGGCATCTTCTACGCCGCCGTCGCGCTCTTCGCCGCGGCGGGGGCGGCATTCGGCGGTTGGCTCTGGGAGCAGTTCGGCATGCAGACCGCGCTCGATGTCGCCCTGGGGGGAACCCTGGCCGTTAGTGTATTATATGGATTGAGAAGGGGGCTCCGAGGATGAACAAACCGAAATATTCGCTGCGCAAGAACTTCGGCTATGCCATTGAAGGGTTCATGCACGTTTTCCGGCACGAGACGATCTTCAAGATCGAGACGGCGCTCTTTGTCGTACTCAGCATCGTCGCGTGGAGCATCGACGT is a genomic window of Sulfurimonas sp. HSL1-2 containing:
- a CDS encoding amidoligase family protein — its product is MTPFLLPPKVRCSDGEMRRVGFELEYSGPELETCARIVAEITGGEITEVNPWHYVVGPTPWGDFTLTLDFQFLIRSGLQEWLHNAGFDEAMEQDEIDAIEYFIGSFSASLVPFELTTPPLPLNELEVVETLKEALRDAGALGTAANPLYVFGFHINPEIPEMSVRTLLAYLRAYLVLYDLLAEEIRPVLTRRLSFYIDPFPSDYIRKVLHPAYRPTMEGFIDDYLEANPTRNRALDLLPLLAWNDLGRVRRALPAEKISPRPAFHFRLPNSRVDEAGWHTADAWNSWLHVERLAEDTETLLSLAYARYRMMNSFFYRFRKKQWIKRIRQWAEASQ
- a CDS encoding gamma-glutamyl-gamma-aminobutyrate hydrolase family protein (Members of this family of hydrolases with an active site Cys residue belong to MEROPS family C26.) translates to MGRSVTIAVTGGRRGSRLAWYFSRFLLGGHGAGSRFLHPETDYRDLSFDALLITGGSDIDPETYGAQAHPAIEHTDPARDAMELYLLETAIRRGVPVMGICRGMQLLNLHFGGTLHPHIHDFDLDVAHPHTPLPLKTVTLEHGTNLHDIIGQSTLRVNALHHQAVDRPGQSIRVAARDGNNIVQAIEHTALPFMLGIQWHPEFMPYSWHSRKIFAAFVHAARSMQNS
- a CDS encoding CDGSH iron-sulfur domain-containing protein gives rise to the protein MGLDIAGASGYHEKNGARFRHRKRGYGMCKDAVVFFNKPKGVDLEAGKSYMYCMCGRAKEGLFCDGSHKGTGCMPLKFTVEKSKAYLLCRCKSSKNLPFCDGTHSFYGEDDVGGPVMGE
- a CDS encoding PAS domain-containing protein, whose protein sequence is MSDKFKLKPLDIEVPVDSKKEILSETDAMGKIVYANEYFVELSGYPEEELMGKPHNIVRHPDMPKTVFKLLWDALKAGKEYKAIVKNRRKDGKYYWVYSEYKPLFNEHKQIRGYRSHRWPVPKKVLEEVETLYAKLLDLEATKTQRDAEMFLELKLHNDGFHDYSSYIDDIFHKKLSGMFGFFGKLFGKK
- a CDS encoding OmpA family protein — encoded protein: MMKRAWMTSALLAAQIAAASQYNFEVSPVVGIGIPEGNILLENETIIGGEIQINNLFSFPIKPELSAYYATDTDYSYEPPAPTPPLFLSPADMSASTNIWRLGMGAVYDYTEEGRFRPFAKIGAGYENMSDPLYGNKNGAYGDVGAGVKIPFSEQVALKLEAIYMLKPNGGRYDSNLLALAGLSFAFGAHEAAAATAAAGYRTYDSDGDGVIDDNDQCPNTPRGVEVDAFGCVPDSDRDGVVDSHDDCPETPTGFKVDKVGCAASFHFSVEFATDSAVVTSAHMDEIDAFADYMKVNPYRAEIVGRADDRGTNAYNDVLSKKRAEVVVGLLVDKGIASDRLSAVGKGETDPIATNATAEGRAQNRSVRAELIR
- a CDS encoding MFS transporter; the encoded protein is MHTINQNVVRLGWVSYFTDLASAMVNPILPIFIVTVLHEGMDKLGIIVAVATFVSYALRMVSGYIADYYGVVKPLVVGGYLLSALSKPLLGLSQGWGSIAALRALERMGKGVRSAPKDLMIAAYSKQNAHGKTFGFHKTMDIAGEFSGTLLLFGLLWYFGESEEVIRTLFVATLLPGIIGVVIVIFLVRDVPKREQCTERFRLSAADKKTVMQLLFYFLFLFFIFSEAFFTVQAKTVGIATALIPLLFAVSTGVQTLTSYLFGLASDRFGGKAVSALGYGCGIAAQALLWLQTPAATWAAFAFLGLFTVATLNANRAMIAEQADNRGSVYGIFYAAVALFAAAGAAFGGWLWEQFGMQTALDVALGGTLAVSVLYGLRRGLRG
- the pcm gene encoding protein-L-isoaspartate O-methyltransferase — its product is MRDRQAQAALIAEMIGYGALRTPRIIEAFRAVDRSTFVPEIYGDDSYGDYPLPIGEGQTISQPTTVAFMLELLNAQPGQRVLDIGSGSGWTTALLGHIVGPEGEVIGLECRKSLVEQGRRNIASFGSGQIRIEAAGEELGVPGEQFDRILVSAAAPELPEQLLAQLRSGGILVIPIGESLCRFTKNREGAVHEEVYPGFLFVTLMYKN